The Streptomyces sp. NBC_00576 genome contains the following window.
GGCCCTGGTCGCCGACATCGAGCTGATGCCGCGCTGGAGCTCCGAGTTGCAGTCGGTCGAGTGGCTGGACGGCGGGAGTGACCCTGCTCCGGGAGCCCGCTTCATCGGCCGGAGCAAGCATGAGGCGTTCGGGGAGTGGGCCACCACGTCCCACATCGTCGAGTACGAGCCGTCACGGACGCTCGCCTGGGCGGTCGAGGATCCGCAGCACCCGTCGGCGATCTGGCGGTTCACGTTGGCGCCGCAGGACGGCGGCACTCTGCTCAGGCAGTGGATGCAGATGGGGCCGGGCCGCTCGGGCCTGTCCTTCGCCATCGATCGCATGCCGGAGAAGGAGCAGAAGATCGTCTTCGTACGTATGCGGGAGTTCGAGGCCAACATG
Protein-coding sequences here:
- a CDS encoding SRPBCC family protein, which produces MEWTGACYADKPSVEVHTWIAAPPARVWALVADIELMPRWSSELQSVEWLDGGSDPAPGARFIGRSKHEAFGEWATTSHIVEYEPSRTLAWAVEDPQHPSAIWRFTLAPQDGGTLLRQWMQMGPGRSGLSFAIDRMPEKEQKIVFVRMREFEANMTITLEEIKKVAEGAGASGEASL